Proteins from one Vicinamibacteria bacterium genomic window:
- a CDS encoding gamma-glutamyltransferase family protein has protein sequence MSARFSLSMVMVIVLSDSAPAGQRPMVAGRNAGVSAGHPLTTAAAVEILQRGGNAFDAGVAALLVGGVVEQDLYSIGGEGLVLVYPVKESRVISIAGQGWAAKAATIEWYEERGKSLDGKGLDPAVVPGALHAALTVLERWGTMSFEEVSERAIEYARDGFPLRPRTVATIERNLDFIHQWPANEQFWLKPDGSSYEAGETIAFPAMARTLTRMVEAERDRRERGREAGIVAARDRFYKGDIAREMVAFLKEHGAPFELEDFSEFYARVEEPTSVTYRGYTVYKQSFNSQGPALLQTLNILETFDLASMGRNSADYLHVLVEAMKLAYADRDTYFADPDFVDIPAAGLLSKDYARERAKLIDMAQASRQLLAGDPLPYDPEVKTWPFWVAGREATSDGEGAVDEEALDASVLKDTTHIAIIDRDGNIFDSTPSGGWITGAVILGETGIPMSVRGEQFWLDRTRANQLRPRSRPRYTLTPSIVLRDGEPFLAIGTPGGDNQEQTIVQTFLNIVEFWDDWYPNLHTAIEEPRVQTFHLYGSFWPHPLGLNRLRIEAGVGQEVVDALKARGHDLDAVPDLTVSGCSTVVMLDPKTGSRIAGADPRRDCYAMAY, from the coding sequence ATGTCGGCTCGATTCTCCCTCTCCATGGTAATGGTGATCGTCCTGTCCGACTCTGCCCCAGCCGGTCAAAGACCCATGGTCGCGGGCCGGAACGCTGGAGTTTCCGCCGGCCACCCCCTGACGACGGCCGCAGCGGTCGAGATCCTGCAGCGGGGCGGCAACGCGTTCGATGCTGGCGTTGCTGCGCTCCTCGTCGGGGGCGTGGTGGAGCAGGATCTCTACAGCATCGGGGGTGAAGGGCTCGTCCTCGTCTATCCGGTGAAGGAAAGCAGGGTGATCTCCATTGCTGGACAGGGCTGGGCGGCTAAGGCGGCGACCATCGAATGGTACGAGGAGCGCGGCAAGAGCCTCGATGGCAAGGGACTCGACCCCGCCGTCGTTCCTGGAGCGCTCCACGCCGCTCTCACCGTGCTCGAGCGCTGGGGCACCATGAGCTTCGAGGAGGTTTCCGAGCGCGCCATCGAGTACGCCCGGGATGGCTTTCCTCTGCGCCCGAGGACGGTTGCGACAATCGAGCGCAACCTCGACTTCATCCACCAGTGGCCGGCGAACGAGCAGTTCTGGCTGAAACCGGACGGATCCTCCTACGAGGCCGGTGAGACTATCGCATTTCCCGCCATGGCGCGCACGCTCACCCGCATGGTCGAAGCCGAGCGCGACCGACGCGAGAGAGGCCGGGAGGCGGGCATCGTCGCGGCACGGGATCGTTTCTACAAGGGCGACATTGCAAGAGAAATGGTGGCCTTTCTGAAAGAGCACGGCGCGCCCTTCGAGCTCGAGGATTTCTCCGAGTTCTATGCTCGGGTCGAGGAGCCGACGTCCGTCACCTACCGCGGCTATACCGTGTACAAACAATCGTTCAACAGCCAGGGACCGGCTCTCCTTCAAACTCTCAACATCCTCGAGACTTTCGACCTCGCGTCGATGGGACGGAATTCCGCCGACTACCTCCACGTTCTCGTCGAAGCCATGAAGCTCGCCTATGCCGACCGCGATACCTATTTCGCCGATCCCGACTTCGTCGACATTCCGGCGGCGGGACTTCTCTCCAAAGACTACGCGCGGGAGCGGGCGAAGCTCATCGACATGGCTCAGGCCTCACGCCAGCTCCTCGCCGGAGATCCTCTCCCCTACGATCCTGAGGTAAAAACGTGGCCGTTCTGGGTCGCCGGCCGCGAGGCGACGAGTGACGGCGAGGGCGCGGTGGACGAGGAAGCGCTCGATGCTTCGGTCCTCAAGGACACCACCCACATCGCCATCATCGATCGCGATGGTAACATTTTCGACAGCACACCGAGCGGAGGATGGATCACGGGCGCTGTGATATTAGGCGAAACCGGGATCCCGATGAGCGTCCGCGGCGAGCAATTCTGGCTCGACCGGACGCGCGCCAATCAGCTTCGACCGAGGTCCCGTCCACGATATACGCTCACGCCCTCGATCGTGCTCCGCGACGGCGAGCCGTTCCTCGCCATTGGAACACCGGGCGGCGACAACCAGGAGCAGACGATCGTCCAGACGTTTCTGAACATCGTGGAGTTCTGGGACGACTGGTACCCGAACCTCCATACCGCCATCGAAGAGCCAAGGGTCCAGACGTTTCACCTCTATGGCTCGTTCTGGCCCCACCCACTCGGACTCAACCGCTTGAGAATCGAAGCGGGCGTCGGTCAGGAGGTCGTCGATGCGTTGAAAGCACGCGGCCACGACCTGGATGCGGTGCCAGATCTCACCGTCTCCGGCTGCTCGACGGTGGTCATGCTCGATCCGAAGACGGGCTCCCGGATCGCGGGCGCCGACCCACGACGCGACTGCTACGCGATGGCTTATTGA
- a CDS encoding sigma-70 family RNA polymerase sigma factor, with protein MSSVREEAEGRNLRAEFEDWALPVAPALYRTAHRLTRRPEDARDLVQETMLRAYRTFQNFQPGTNVRAWLFTILYSIVSNEWRRRQRAPEEVSMDVIEERFAKALRTPDIDAESALLQRIDASPEIDSALRGLPEDYRAAILLVDVEELSYEDAAGVLGCPVGTVRSRLHRARKLLFIALRDYARRIGVAEG; from the coding sequence GTGTCGTCCGTGCGGGAAGAGGCAGAAGGGCGAAACCTGCGCGCTGAGTTCGAGGATTGGGCTCTGCCCGTCGCTCCCGCTCTCTACCGAACGGCGCACCGGCTCACCCGCCGTCCCGAGGACGCCCGCGACCTCGTACAGGAGACGATGCTACGGGCGTACCGCACGTTTCAGAATTTTCAGCCGGGAACGAACGTCAGGGCCTGGTTGTTTACGATCCTGTATTCGATCGTGAGCAACGAATGGCGCCGTCGGCAGCGGGCACCGGAGGAGGTGTCCATGGACGTGATCGAAGAACGGTTCGCGAAAGCTCTCCGGACGCCCGACATCGATGCCGAATCGGCACTCCTCCAGCGGATCGACGCTTCCCCCGAGATCGACTCGGCGCTTCGAGGGCTGCCCGAAGACTACCGGGCGGCGATATTGCTCGTGGACGTCGAAGAGCTCAGCTACGAGGACGCGGCCGGCGTGCTGGGATGCCCGGTTGGCACGGTGCGCTCGCGCCTCCATCGCGCGCGAAAGCTCTTGTTCATCGCGCTTCGGGACTACGCGCGCCGTATAGGGGTGGCCGAAGGATAG
- a CDS encoding beta-propeller fold lactonase family protein, whose translation MNKRSFSVLACLCLFVATADAKERRRSFSGAVYTATNAPSGNEILIFDRLADGRLVPAGASGTGGLGTGTGLGNQGGLILTGDEKWLLAVNAGSDEISVFRVRRRGIQLVDVEPSNGSMPISLTEDDGLVYVLNAGSDSITGFWLERDGNLSPISGSTRLLSGSGAGPAQISFDPRGKILVVTEKATNNIVTFEVGRNGLPGNAQVQDSNGETPFGFAFGKRGQLFVSEAFGGAPEASAVSSYDVGRDGEIETISASVGTTETAACWVVVTGDGRFAYTTNTGSGSISGYSIEFDGEIELLDDDGRTGETGSGSSPIDMSIAGRFLYSLNGGTGTIGVFRISHDGSLVRLPFASSLPAGVNGLAAR comes from the coding sequence ATGAACAAACGTTCGTTCTCCGTTCTCGCCTGTCTCTGCCTCTTCGTCGCCACAGCGGACGCCAAAGAACGGCGTCGCTCGTTCTCCGGCGCCGTCTACACCGCAACGAATGCCCCTTCGGGCAACGAGATCTTGATCTTCGATCGGCTCGCGGACGGCCGCCTGGTTCCGGCCGGAGCCTCAGGCACCGGCGGCCTTGGAACCGGGACCGGCCTCGGCAATCAGGGCGGTCTGATCTTGACCGGTGACGAGAAGTGGCTCCTGGCCGTCAACGCCGGAAGCGATGAGATTTCCGTGTTTCGGGTGCGTCGACGCGGAATCCAGCTCGTCGACGTGGAACCCAGCAACGGCTCGATGCCGATAAGCCTCACCGAGGACGATGGTCTCGTCTACGTCCTGAACGCCGGGAGCGACAGCATCACCGGTTTTTGGCTGGAACGCGACGGAAACCTCTCTCCCATCTCCGGATCGACACGGCTTCTGAGCGGCTCGGGCGCGGGGCCGGCCCAGATCTCCTTCGACCCTCGAGGCAAAATCCTCGTGGTGACCGAGAAGGCGACCAACAACATCGTTACATTCGAGGTGGGCCGCAACGGGCTTCCCGGTAACGCGCAAGTCCAGGACTCGAACGGAGAAACTCCTTTCGGTTTCGCCTTCGGCAAGCGCGGTCAGCTCTTCGTCTCCGAGGCCTTCGGCGGAGCTCCGGAGGCGAGCGCCGTCTCCTCCTACGATGTCGGTCGCGACGGCGAGATCGAGACGATCAGCGCCTCGGTCGGCACCACCGAGACCGCTGCGTGCTGGGTAGTCGTGACCGGCGACGGACGATTCGCCTATACGACCAACACCGGGAGCGGTTCGATCTCGGGCTACTCGATCGAGTTCGACGGCGAGATCGAGCTCCTCGACGACGACGGGCGCACCGGGGAGACCGGTTCCGGATCGAGCCCTATCGACATGTCGATCGCGGGCCGATTCCTCTATTCGCTGAATGGGGGGACGGGAACCATCGGAGTGTTCCGTATTTCCCACGATGGTTCGCTCGTTCGTTTGCCGTTTGCCTCCAGCCTTCCCGCCGGCGTGAACGGGCTCGCGGCACGTTGA
- a CDS encoding zf-HC2 domain-containing protein, with the protein MGEKRIHPKDALQDALDGRLVPHERAELDEHLASCSDCRRELEALRWTKAQAASGSVELPPDLETSLRAAFDEEDRASARRSPLPRAVSWIAAAAALVAAIWFAARLLTPSIPELVAAEVEAYASNDMDFEIRSRNVSELESFFVQREMPFKVTVYDLGMMDYGLEAGAVRSLGGRTGSLVAYRSADGRVLLCRMYLGHVSELPAPSEQRTNEGITFYLYRDQGTTLVFWQEGAMVCVLAGDADTETIVQLAFAKAVRV; encoded by the coding sequence ATGGGCGAGAAGCGAATACATCCGAAAGACGCCCTCCAGGATGCCCTGGACGGGCGCCTCGTTCCTCATGAGCGAGCGGAGCTCGACGAGCATCTCGCTTCCTGCTCGGACTGCCGCCGCGAGCTCGAAGCCCTCCGCTGGACTAAAGCGCAAGCGGCGTCCGGTTCGGTGGAACTTCCTCCCGATCTCGAGACTTCGTTGCGCGCGGCTTTTGATGAAGAGGATCGGGCTTCGGCGAGGCGATCTCCTCTGCCGCGCGCGGTTTCCTGGATCGCAGCGGCCGCGGCCCTGGTGGCGGCGATATGGTTCGCCGCACGCCTCTTGACGCCTTCGATACCCGAGCTCGTCGCCGCCGAAGTGGAGGCTTACGCCTCGAACGACATGGACTTCGAGATCCGGTCCCGGAACGTCTCCGAGCTCGAATCGTTCTTCGTGCAAAGAGAGATGCCGTTCAAGGTCACGGTGTATGACCTGGGAATGATGGACTACGGGCTCGAGGCGGGCGCGGTGCGGTCCCTCGGCGGCCGGACCGGTTCGCTCGTCGCCTACCGGAGCGCGGACGGTCGCGTGCTTCTCTGCAGAATGTACCTGGGGCACGTCTCCGAGCTCCCGGCACCTTCCGAGCAGCGAACGAACGAAGGCATCACGTTCTATCTCTACCGCGACCAGGGCACGACACTCGTCTTCTGGCAAGAGGGCGCGATGGTCTGCGTTCTCGCCGGGGACGCCGATACCGAGACTATCGTTCAGCTCGCGTTCGCCAAAGCCGTCAGAGTCTGA